From Rutidosis leptorrhynchoides isolate AG116_Rl617_1_P2 chromosome 3, CSIRO_AGI_Rlap_v1, whole genome shotgun sequence, a single genomic window includes:
- the LOC139901658 gene encoding uncharacterized protein, translating into MAPSGKYDKVYTVTSVTHLIPIKLDLAKLNYTHWSTLFANHCSNYNVSAFLESAVTSNDDEDTKKADAAVLGWIYLTISEPLLERLLNTQPKNAFSAWEFLKKIFQDNKLSKVVELTAELRAINIGDLTPEQYF; encoded by the coding sequence ATGGCGCCATCCGGAAAGTATGACAAAGTCTACACTGTTACCTCGGTTACACACCTTATACCAATTAAACTTGATCTCGCCAAACTCAACTACACGCATTGGAGCACACTTTTTGCAAACCATTGCTCCAACTACAACGTGTCTGCTTTCCTTGAATCCGCAGTAACATCCAACGACGACGAAGACACAAAAAAGGCTGATGCAGCCGTTCTTGGGTGGATCTATCTCACGATCTCCGAACCCCTATTAGAAAGGCTTCTAAACACACAACCCAAAAACGCCTTTTCAGCATGGGAATTCTTGAAGAAGATTTTTCAGGATAATAAACTATCCAAGGTAGTGGAACTCACCGCTGAGCTACGTGCCATAAATATTGGCGATCTCACACCCGAACAATACTTTTGA
- the LOC139898105 gene encoding beta carbonic anhydrase 5, chloroplastic-like yields MAQAILGSSPLYKSEFLKSSALTSKVSGSKLKFSEIEQTKLGFLCSSKSNMDLRLKASREGVGLVQDVKENPPKLITKSNDGIDSFTEMKLRFLSFKKQKYMENLERYQELAEAQAPKFLVISCADSRVCPSYILGFQPGEAFVVRNVANLVPPFENGPCETNAALEFSVNTLEVENILVTGHSCCGGIRALMSMDDEEKSSSFIKNWVIVGSAARSSTKATISNLSFDQQCRHCEKESINNSLLNLLTYPWVKERVAKGLLCLHGGYYNFVDCTYEKWSLDCSAEQETSQYAIKNREFWS; encoded by the exons ATGGCGCAGGCAATTCTTGGATCTTCCCCTCTTTACAAATCAGAATTCCTAAAatcctctgctttaacatcaaag GTTTCTGGTTCTAAGTTGAAGTTTTCGGAAATTGAGCAGACAAAGTTGGGATTTTTGTGCTCTTCCAA GAGCAATATGGATTTGAGATTGAAAGCCTCAAGGGAGGGGGTAGGTCTGGTTCAAGATGTCAAAGAAAATCCACCTAAGCTTATAACGAAATCTAATGATGGCATCGATTCATTCACTGAAATGAAGCTTAGATTTTTGAGtttcaaaaaacaaaaatatat GGAAAACTTGGAGAGGTATCAAGAACTTGCCGAAGCCCAGGCCCCAAAg TTTCTGGTGATATCTTGTGCAGATTCAAGAGTTTGTCCCTCTTACATATTAGGTTTTCAACCTGGTGAAGCGTTTGTTGTCCGCAATGTTGCTAATCTGGTCCCACCATTTGAG AATGGGCCATGTGAAACAAATGCTGCACTTGAATTTTCGGTTAACACTCTTGAA GTTGAAAATATACTTGTGACTGGGCATAGCTGTTGTGGAGGCATCCGTGCCCTAATGAGCATGGATGATGAAGAGAAGTCAAG tagctttatcaaGAATTGGGTCATAGTAGGATCAGCAGCAAGATCGAGCACAAAGGCTACCATTTCTAACCTTAGCTTTGACCAACAGTGCAGACACTGCGAAAAG GAATCAATAAATAATTCACTATTGAACTTGCTTACATACCCATGGGTAAAAGAACGAGTGGCGAAAGGTCTGCTTTGTCTCCATGGTGGTTACTATAATTTCGTAGATTGTACATACGAGAAGTGGTCTCTTGATTGCAGTGCAGAACAGGAAACAAGTCAATATGCCATCAAGAACCGTGAATTTTGGTCTTGA